Sequence from the Trueperaceae bacterium genome:
GACACCCTTTTTGAGGATGTACAGGTAGCCGACGGCCAAGATGATCACGAAGATCAAGGCCTGGACGAAGAGGAACTCGGGCGCCGCGCGGAACTTCACGGCGAGCGGGAAGAAGAACGCGGTCTCGATATCGAAGATGATGAAGAGCATGGCAACGAGGTAGAAGTGCACCGGGAAGCGCTCCCGGGCCGAGCCGGTCGCCGGAACGCCCGACTCGTAGGCGGCCAGCTTGTCGA
This genomic interval carries:
- a CDS encoding NADH-quinone oxidoreductase subunit A, with the protein product MYIAVLIMFLAAGFIGAAALMASALLGPKKATVDKLAAYESGVPATGSARERFPVHFYLVAMLFIIFDIETAFFFPLAVKFRAAPEFLFVQALIFVIILAVGYLYILKKGVLDWK